A region of Vigna radiata var. radiata cultivar VC1973A chromosome 6, Vradiata_ver6, whole genome shotgun sequence DNA encodes the following proteins:
- the LOC106764961 gene encoding probable methyltransferase PMT10 isoform X2: MVPDISFGKNIRVALDVGCGVASFGAFLMQRNVTTLSIAPKDVHENQIQFALERGVPAMAAVFATRRLLFPSQAFDLIHCSRCRINWTRDDGILLLEANRLLRAGGYFVWAAQPVYKHEEALQEQWKEMENLTTHICWELVQKEGYIAIWQKPMNNNCYLSRDMAEHPPLCESNDDPDNVWYVNLKACITEIPSNGFGANVTEWPLRLHEPPKRLQSIQLDAIVSRDELFRADTKYWFEIMESYVRAFRWKEYNLRNVMDMRAGFGGVAAALLDLGIDCWVMNVVPVSGFNTLPVIYDRGLIGVVHDWCEPFDTYPRTYDLLHAAGLFSVEKKRNKCNISSIMLEMDRMLRPGGRVYIRDTTFIIGELEEIATALGWSSSLNDVGEGPYSSWKILRSEKPF, translated from the exons ATGGTTCCTGACATTTCATTTGGTAAAAACATCAGAGTTGCATTAGACGTTGGCTGTGGAGTGGCAAgttttggtgcctttttgaTGCAACGTAATGTGACCACTCTTTCAATAGCTCCAAAAGATGTTCATGAAAATCAGATTCAATTTGCACTTGAGCGAGGTGTGCCTGCCATGGCAGCAGTATTTGCTACACGTCGTTTATTATTCCCAAGCCAGGCATTTGATCTCATCCATTGCTCAAGATGCAGAATTAATTGGACTCGTGATG ATGGAATTTTGCTTCTTGAGGCCAACAGGCTCCTGAGAGCAGGTGGCTACTTTGTCTGGGCAGCACAGCCTGTTTACAAACATGAAGAGGCCCTTCAAGAGCAATGGAAAG AAATGGAGAACTTGACAACTCACATTTGTTGGGAACTTGTACAAAAGGAGGGTTATATTGCTATATGGCAGAAGCCTATGAACAATAATTGCTACCTTAGTCGAGACATGGCTGAGCATCCTCCATTATGTGAGTCCAATGACGATCCAGATAATGTTTG GTATGTCAACCTTAAGGCTTGCATCACTGAAATACCTAGTAATGGATTTGGAGCAAATGTTACAGAGTGGCCTTTGCGTCTCCATGAACCACCAAAAAGGCTCCAAAGCATCCAATTGGATGCCATTGTATCCAGAGATGAACTTTTCAGGGCTGATACAAAATATTGGTTTGAAATAATGGAAAGTTACGTTCGGGCTTTCCGTTGGAAGGAGTATAACCTGAGAAATGTAATGGACATGAGGGCAGGATTTGGAGG GGTTGCTGCTGCACTGCTTGATCTCGGTATTGACTGTTGGGTTATGAATGTTGTCCCTGTTAGTGGATTCAATACATTGCCTGTTATATATGACCGTGGGCTGATAGGAGTTGTGCATGATTG GTGTGAACCATTTGACACCTACCCTAGAACATATGATCTGCTGCATGCAGCAGGTCTTTTCTCTGTTGAAAAGAAGAG GAATAAGTGTAACATCTCAAGCATTATGCTTGAGATGGATCGGATGCTAAGACCAGGAGGGCGTGTATATATACGTGACACCACATTTATTATTGGTGAACTTGAAGAAATTGCAACTGCATTGGGATGGTCAAGTTCCCTAAATGATGTAGGAGAGGGTCCCTATTCAAGTTGGAAGATATTAAGGTCTGAGAAACCATTCTGA
- the LOC106765049 gene encoding uncharacterized protein LOC106765049 isoform X2 encodes MQAEDGTGNGDKWAVLGRRSDSEDRDYGGRILGGNNVAGEEGRGLKDEALKDGVVVEGEEVRGLKKEAVDSRVTSKGGNGIAEGEEVRVLKPEAINNGVTHEGGNGVANRKEVWGLKNGTVNTGLTVVGGNGVAEGEEKVQDLRNETVNNGMVLEGGNGVAESKEVLASKKEVINNGVAIADGNVVTYSGEDLGSKDEAVNNEVAIADGSGVTPVEHDRLKNETVDHVEVLTDGFGVVEGKSGAVECFRTYKRRKHVKCASEFKLQENSRKHLEVETSKIDNNGQERSLDLDCLLYRLQNEANGQENAVHNGFSTEPDGHGATERCQRLFCDILASAEFSSLRKILLENFQEMKPETIFDFSLINSRMKEQAYEQSPTLFLSDLQQVWQKLQNTGHQIVAIARSLSNLSKASFCERVVISTHRSFEDGKQESISHMKPEQRLECVTFKIGSCRHCGDKAEGVDCLVCDSCEEMYHLSCIEPAVEEIPPKSWFCANCTASGIGCQHENCVVCERLNVPKKLDDIVGKEVIPTKEEKLNELEENSICTCDGIPVSAGPRHLSVCKICKIVVQRGKIKICGHLFCPSKYYHVRCLSSKQLRTYGHCWYCPSCICQVCFTDKDDDKIVLCDGCDHAYHMYCLKPPLNLIPVGKWFCIKCDAGILAIHKARKAYESKKGKIGQKDLLKPNEDIDKKWNRKRERESDKVGGMEMLITAANTLNSEEKMNAIQIESERTLT; translated from the exons ATGCAAGCTGAGGATGGAACTGGCAATGGTGATAAGTGGGCTGTGTTGGGTAGGAGGTCAGACTCTGAAGATAGAGATTACGGGGGCAGAATTCTAGGTGGAAATAATGTTGCTGGTGAAGAAGGTCGGGGCTTGAAGGATGAAGCTTTAAAGGATGGGGTTGTGGTTGAAGGTGAAGAAGTTCGGGGTTTGAAGAAGGAAGCTGTTGATAGTAGGGTGACGAGTAAAGGTGGGAATGGTATTGCTGAAGGTGAAGAAGTGCGGGTCTTGAAGCCTGAAGCTATAAATAATGGGGTGACGCACGAAGGAGGAAATGGTGTTGCAAATAGGAAAGAAGTTTGGGGTTTGAAGAATGGAACTGTAAATACTGGGTTAACAGTTGTGGGGGGCAATGGTGTTGCTGAAGGTGAAGAAAAAGTTCAGGACTTGAGGAATGAAACTGTAAATAATGGAATGGTACTTGAGGGTGGAAATGGTGTTGCTGAAAGCAAAGAGGTTTTGGCCTCAAAGAAGGAAGTTATAAATAATGGAGTGGCAATTGCTGATGGTAATGTTGTTACTTACAGTGGAGAAGATCTGGGCTCAAAGGATGAAGCTGTAAACAATGAGGTGGCAATTGCAGATGGGAGTGGTGTTACTCCGGTTGAACATGATCGCTTGAAGAATGAAACTGTAGATCATGTAGAAGTACTTACAGATGGATTTGGTGTTGTAGAAGGGAAGTCTGGTGCAGTTGAATGTTTCCGAACATATAAGAGGCGCAAGCATGTAAAATGTGCTTCAGAATTTAAACTTCAGGAAAACAGCAGAAAGCATTTGGAAGTG GAAACTTCTAAAATTGACAATAATGGTCAAGAACGCTCTTTGGATTTAGATTGTTTGCTTTATCGATTACAGAATGAAGCTAATGGGCAAGAAAATGCTGTGCATAATGGATTTTCTACTGAGCCTGATGGCCATGGTGCAACTGAAAGGTGTCAACGATTGTTCTGCGATATCTTAGCCTCTGCGGAGTTCAGTTCATTACGTAAAATACTGCTTGAAAATTTCCAAGAAATGAAACCTGAAACTATATTTGACTTTAGCCTGATAAACTCAAGGATGAAGGAACAAGCTTATGAGCAATCGCCTACACTTTTCTTATCTGATCTTCAACAG GTTTGGCAGAAGCTTCAAAATACTGGCCATCAGATTGTTGCTATAGCCAGGAGCCTCTCCAACTTGTCAAAAGCTTCCTTCTGTGAGCGG GTTGTGATTTCAACGCACAGATCCTTCGAAGACGGAAAACAG GAATCAATCTCTCACATGAAGCCAGAGCAGAGACTAGAATGTGTTACATTCAAAATTGGCAGTTGCAGGCATTGTGGAGACAAAGCAGAAGGTGTAGACTGTTTGGTTTGTGATTCATGTGAAGAGATGTATCATCTGTCTTGTATTGAGCCTGCTGTAGAAGAAATACCCCCCAAAAGCTGGTTCTGTGCCAATTGTACTGCCAGCGGTATTGGATGTCAACATGAGAACTGTGTGGTGTGTGAACGGTTGAATGTCCCAAAGAAACTGGACGACATTGTGGGCAAGGAAGTCATCCCTACAAAAGAGGAAAAACTGAATGAATTGGAGGAGAATTCAATTTGTACTTGTGATGGGATTCCAGTTTCCGCAGGTCCGAGACATCTATCTGTCtgcaaaatttgtaaaatagtGGTGCAAcgtggaaaaataaaaatctgtgGTCACTTATTTTGCCCCAGTAAGTACTACCATGTAAGGTGTTTGTCTAGTAAGCAGCTTAGGACTTACGGTCACTGTTGGTATTGCCCTTCTTGTATATGCCAAGTCTGCTTCACTGACAAAGACGACGATAAGATTGTTCTCTGTGATGGCTGTGATCATGCATACCATATGTACTGTTTGAAACCTCCGCTAAATTTGATTCCTGTGGGAAAATGGTTCTGCATAAAATGTGATGCAGGGATACTAGCAATACACAAGGCAAGAAAGGCATACGAGAGCAAGAAAGGGAAAATTGGTCAGAAGGATTTATTAAAGCCAAATGAAGACATTGACAAGAAATGGAACAGAAAACGTGAACGGGAATCTGATAAAGTTGGAGGAATGGAGATGCTTATAACTGCAGCAAATACTCTGAATTCTGAAGAGAAAATGAATGCAATCCAGATTGAGTCAGAGAGAACATTAACGTAA
- the LOC106765049 gene encoding uncharacterized protein LOC106765049 isoform X1, with the protein MQAEDGTGNGDKWAVLGRRSDSEDRDYGGRILGGNNVAGEEGRGLKDEALKDGVVVEGEEVRGLKKEAVDSRVTSKGGNGIAEGEEVRVLKPEAINNGVTHEGGNGVANRKEVWGLKNGTVNTGLTVVGGNGVAEGEEKVQDLRNETVNNGMVLEGGNGVAESKEVLASKKEVINNGVAIADGNVVTYSGEDLGSKDEAVNNEVAIADGSGVTPVEHDRLKNETVDHVEVLTDGFGVVEGKSGAVECFRTYKRRKHVKCASEFKLQENSRKHLEVETSKIDNNGQERSLDLDCLLYRLQNEANGQENAVHNGFSTEPDGHGATERCQRLFCDILASAEFSSLRKILLENFQEMKPETIFDFSLINSRMKEQAYEQSPTLFLSDLQQVWQKLQNTGHQIVAIARSLSNLSKASFCERVVISTHRSFEDGKQVESISHMKPEQRLECVTFKIGSCRHCGDKAEGVDCLVCDSCEEMYHLSCIEPAVEEIPPKSWFCANCTASGIGCQHENCVVCERLNVPKKLDDIVGKEVIPTKEEKLNELEENSICTCDGIPVSAGPRHLSVCKICKIVVQRGKIKICGHLFCPSKYYHVRCLSSKQLRTYGHCWYCPSCICQVCFTDKDDDKIVLCDGCDHAYHMYCLKPPLNLIPVGKWFCIKCDAGILAIHKARKAYESKKGKIGQKDLLKPNEDIDKKWNRKRERESDKVGGMEMLITAANTLNSEEKMNAIQIESERTLT; encoded by the exons ATGCAAGCTGAGGATGGAACTGGCAATGGTGATAAGTGGGCTGTGTTGGGTAGGAGGTCAGACTCTGAAGATAGAGATTACGGGGGCAGAATTCTAGGTGGAAATAATGTTGCTGGTGAAGAAGGTCGGGGCTTGAAGGATGAAGCTTTAAAGGATGGGGTTGTGGTTGAAGGTGAAGAAGTTCGGGGTTTGAAGAAGGAAGCTGTTGATAGTAGGGTGACGAGTAAAGGTGGGAATGGTATTGCTGAAGGTGAAGAAGTGCGGGTCTTGAAGCCTGAAGCTATAAATAATGGGGTGACGCACGAAGGAGGAAATGGTGTTGCAAATAGGAAAGAAGTTTGGGGTTTGAAGAATGGAACTGTAAATACTGGGTTAACAGTTGTGGGGGGCAATGGTGTTGCTGAAGGTGAAGAAAAAGTTCAGGACTTGAGGAATGAAACTGTAAATAATGGAATGGTACTTGAGGGTGGAAATGGTGTTGCTGAAAGCAAAGAGGTTTTGGCCTCAAAGAAGGAAGTTATAAATAATGGAGTGGCAATTGCTGATGGTAATGTTGTTACTTACAGTGGAGAAGATCTGGGCTCAAAGGATGAAGCTGTAAACAATGAGGTGGCAATTGCAGATGGGAGTGGTGTTACTCCGGTTGAACATGATCGCTTGAAGAATGAAACTGTAGATCATGTAGAAGTACTTACAGATGGATTTGGTGTTGTAGAAGGGAAGTCTGGTGCAGTTGAATGTTTCCGAACATATAAGAGGCGCAAGCATGTAAAATGTGCTTCAGAATTTAAACTTCAGGAAAACAGCAGAAAGCATTTGGAAGTG GAAACTTCTAAAATTGACAATAATGGTCAAGAACGCTCTTTGGATTTAGATTGTTTGCTTTATCGATTACAGAATGAAGCTAATGGGCAAGAAAATGCTGTGCATAATGGATTTTCTACTGAGCCTGATGGCCATGGTGCAACTGAAAGGTGTCAACGATTGTTCTGCGATATCTTAGCCTCTGCGGAGTTCAGTTCATTACGTAAAATACTGCTTGAAAATTTCCAAGAAATGAAACCTGAAACTATATTTGACTTTAGCCTGATAAACTCAAGGATGAAGGAACAAGCTTATGAGCAATCGCCTACACTTTTCTTATCTGATCTTCAACAG GTTTGGCAGAAGCTTCAAAATACTGGCCATCAGATTGTTGCTATAGCCAGGAGCCTCTCCAACTTGTCAAAAGCTTCCTTCTGTGAGCGG GTTGTGATTTCAACGCACAGATCCTTCGAAGACGGAAAACAGGTG GAATCAATCTCTCACATGAAGCCAGAGCAGAGACTAGAATGTGTTACATTCAAAATTGGCAGTTGCAGGCATTGTGGAGACAAAGCAGAAGGTGTAGACTGTTTGGTTTGTGATTCATGTGAAGAGATGTATCATCTGTCTTGTATTGAGCCTGCTGTAGAAGAAATACCCCCCAAAAGCTGGTTCTGTGCCAATTGTACTGCCAGCGGTATTGGATGTCAACATGAGAACTGTGTGGTGTGTGAACGGTTGAATGTCCCAAAGAAACTGGACGACATTGTGGGCAAGGAAGTCATCCCTACAAAAGAGGAAAAACTGAATGAATTGGAGGAGAATTCAATTTGTACTTGTGATGGGATTCCAGTTTCCGCAGGTCCGAGACATCTATCTGTCtgcaaaatttgtaaaatagtGGTGCAAcgtggaaaaataaaaatctgtgGTCACTTATTTTGCCCCAGTAAGTACTACCATGTAAGGTGTTTGTCTAGTAAGCAGCTTAGGACTTACGGTCACTGTTGGTATTGCCCTTCTTGTATATGCCAAGTCTGCTTCACTGACAAAGACGACGATAAGATTGTTCTCTGTGATGGCTGTGATCATGCATACCATATGTACTGTTTGAAACCTCCGCTAAATTTGATTCCTGTGGGAAAATGGTTCTGCATAAAATGTGATGCAGGGATACTAGCAATACACAAGGCAAGAAAGGCATACGAGAGCAAGAAAGGGAAAATTGGTCAGAAGGATTTATTAAAGCCAAATGAAGACATTGACAAGAAATGGAACAGAAAACGTGAACGGGAATCTGATAAAGTTGGAGGAATGGAGATGCTTATAACTGCAGCAAATACTCTGAATTCTGAAGAGAAAATGAATGCAATCCAGATTGAGTCAGAGAGAACATTAACGTAA
- the LOC106765049 gene encoding uncharacterized protein LOC106765049 isoform X3: MQAEDGTGNGDKWAVLGRRSDSEDRDYGGRILGGNNVAGEEGRGLKDEALKDGVVVEGEEVRGLKKEAVDSRVTSKGGNGIAEGEEVRVLKPEAINNGVTHEGGNGVANRKEVWGLKNGTVNTGLTVVGGNGVAEGEEKVQDLRNETVNNGMVLEGGNGVAESKEVLASKKEVINNGVAIADGNVVTYSGEDLGSKDEAVNNEVAIADGSGVTPVEHDRLKNETVDHVEVLTDGFGVVEGKSGAVECFRTYKRRKHVKCASEFKLQENSRKHLEVNEANGQENAVHNGFSTEPDGHGATERCQRLFCDILASAEFSSLRKILLENFQEMKPETIFDFSLINSRMKEQAYEQSPTLFLSDLQQVWQKLQNTGHQIVAIARSLSNLSKASFCERVVISTHRSFEDGKQVESISHMKPEQRLECVTFKIGSCRHCGDKAEGVDCLVCDSCEEMYHLSCIEPAVEEIPPKSWFCANCTASGIGCQHENCVVCERLNVPKKLDDIVGKEVIPTKEEKLNELEENSICTCDGIPVSAGPRHLSVCKICKIVVQRGKIKICGHLFCPSKYYHVRCLSSKQLRTYGHCWYCPSCICQVCFTDKDDDKIVLCDGCDHAYHMYCLKPPLNLIPVGKWFCIKCDAGILAIHKARKAYESKKGKIGQKDLLKPNEDIDKKWNRKRERESDKVGGMEMLITAANTLNSEEKMNAIQIESERTLT; the protein is encoded by the exons ATGCAAGCTGAGGATGGAACTGGCAATGGTGATAAGTGGGCTGTGTTGGGTAGGAGGTCAGACTCTGAAGATAGAGATTACGGGGGCAGAATTCTAGGTGGAAATAATGTTGCTGGTGAAGAAGGTCGGGGCTTGAAGGATGAAGCTTTAAAGGATGGGGTTGTGGTTGAAGGTGAAGAAGTTCGGGGTTTGAAGAAGGAAGCTGTTGATAGTAGGGTGACGAGTAAAGGTGGGAATGGTATTGCTGAAGGTGAAGAAGTGCGGGTCTTGAAGCCTGAAGCTATAAATAATGGGGTGACGCACGAAGGAGGAAATGGTGTTGCAAATAGGAAAGAAGTTTGGGGTTTGAAGAATGGAACTGTAAATACTGGGTTAACAGTTGTGGGGGGCAATGGTGTTGCTGAAGGTGAAGAAAAAGTTCAGGACTTGAGGAATGAAACTGTAAATAATGGAATGGTACTTGAGGGTGGAAATGGTGTTGCTGAAAGCAAAGAGGTTTTGGCCTCAAAGAAGGAAGTTATAAATAATGGAGTGGCAATTGCTGATGGTAATGTTGTTACTTACAGTGGAGAAGATCTGGGCTCAAAGGATGAAGCTGTAAACAATGAGGTGGCAATTGCAGATGGGAGTGGTGTTACTCCGGTTGAACATGATCGCTTGAAGAATGAAACTGTAGATCATGTAGAAGTACTTACAGATGGATTTGGTGTTGTAGAAGGGAAGTCTGGTGCAGTTGAATGTTTCCGAACATATAAGAGGCGCAAGCATGTAAAATGTGCTTCAGAATTTAAACTTCAGGAAAACAGCAGAAAGCATTTGGAAGTG AATGAAGCTAATGGGCAAGAAAATGCTGTGCATAATGGATTTTCTACTGAGCCTGATGGCCATGGTGCAACTGAAAGGTGTCAACGATTGTTCTGCGATATCTTAGCCTCTGCGGAGTTCAGTTCATTACGTAAAATACTGCTTGAAAATTTCCAAGAAATGAAACCTGAAACTATATTTGACTTTAGCCTGATAAACTCAAGGATGAAGGAACAAGCTTATGAGCAATCGCCTACACTTTTCTTATCTGATCTTCAACAG GTTTGGCAGAAGCTTCAAAATACTGGCCATCAGATTGTTGCTATAGCCAGGAGCCTCTCCAACTTGTCAAAAGCTTCCTTCTGTGAGCGG GTTGTGATTTCAACGCACAGATCCTTCGAAGACGGAAAACAGGTG GAATCAATCTCTCACATGAAGCCAGAGCAGAGACTAGAATGTGTTACATTCAAAATTGGCAGTTGCAGGCATTGTGGAGACAAAGCAGAAGGTGTAGACTGTTTGGTTTGTGATTCATGTGAAGAGATGTATCATCTGTCTTGTATTGAGCCTGCTGTAGAAGAAATACCCCCCAAAAGCTGGTTCTGTGCCAATTGTACTGCCAGCGGTATTGGATGTCAACATGAGAACTGTGTGGTGTGTGAACGGTTGAATGTCCCAAAGAAACTGGACGACATTGTGGGCAAGGAAGTCATCCCTACAAAAGAGGAAAAACTGAATGAATTGGAGGAGAATTCAATTTGTACTTGTGATGGGATTCCAGTTTCCGCAGGTCCGAGACATCTATCTGTCtgcaaaatttgtaaaatagtGGTGCAAcgtggaaaaataaaaatctgtgGTCACTTATTTTGCCCCAGTAAGTACTACCATGTAAGGTGTTTGTCTAGTAAGCAGCTTAGGACTTACGGTCACTGTTGGTATTGCCCTTCTTGTATATGCCAAGTCTGCTTCACTGACAAAGACGACGATAAGATTGTTCTCTGTGATGGCTGTGATCATGCATACCATATGTACTGTTTGAAACCTCCGCTAAATTTGATTCCTGTGGGAAAATGGTTCTGCATAAAATGTGATGCAGGGATACTAGCAATACACAAGGCAAGAAAGGCATACGAGAGCAAGAAAGGGAAAATTGGTCAGAAGGATTTATTAAAGCCAAATGAAGACATTGACAAGAAATGGAACAGAAAACGTGAACGGGAATCTGATAAAGTTGGAGGAATGGAGATGCTTATAACTGCAGCAAATACTCTGAATTCTGAAGAGAAAATGAATGCAATCCAGATTGAGTCAGAGAGAACATTAACGTAA